Genomic segment of Prochlorococcus marinus CUG1433:
ATTCTTCTCTAGCTGTTTCAATAAAACTGCAAGTATTTACAACAACTACATTTGCATCATTTATTTTGCTGTCAACTTCATAACCCTCTTTATCTAATAATCCTTGCATATGTTCAGTATCAACAAGATTTTTCTCGCAACCAACATGACTGAATGCAATCTTAGATAGTTTTTTATCTTTAACCTTAAGACTTTTTTGTTTCACAAGCTTGAAAAATTAAAAATTAAAAAATTTAAGCAGCATTTCGTATACAAGACTCCTGCCAAGATAATATTAAGATAGATAATGCAAATAACAAACTTTCATTTTGTATGGCCTTTAAAACTCTAAAAATTAGAAATAAAAAAGACTTAAAATGGCCAAAACTCTTAATCGCAATTCTTAGCACTATAGGCATAGTTGACACAGGTTCGATTACTTTAAAAAACTGGGGATTATTTACTTCGCTTTCATGCCCAGGGATACAAAATGGTTGCGAAACAGTTTTAAATAGTCCTTGGGGTACTTTATTTGAAAACAGTACATTCAATATACCTCTTTCTTTAGCAGGATTTATTACGTATTTATCAATATTAGTTATCACAATAATCCTTTCACTTAATTTAATTTCACCTAAAGAAACACTAAATAAGTTTTTATGGTGGTTAATATTTCTAATATCTTGTGCCTCATCAACATTTAGCTTTTTATTGCTCAATATAATGTTTTTTAAGATTCAAGCAATTTGTTTTTTTTGTATACTTTCAGCAATTTTATCGTTTTCTATCTTTATAGTTTCTATCATTGGAGCAAAGTTTGAAAGTAGAGAACCTATGATTTTTAGAGGTTTCATAGTAGCCATTAGTGTCCTGCTAGGGGGGCTAATTTGGTCAACTAACGTTGACCCTTCTAATGCTGTAGATGTTACAAACCCAGCTGAAAATGTATCACCAAAAATTACCACTTCAAGCTCGCCCCAGAAGATAAAATTTGCAAAATTTTTAAATGAAAACAATATCGTTATGTATAGTGCATACTGGTGCCCACATTGCCACGATCAAAAACAATTATTTGGTAGAGAGGCAGTCAAAGAATTAAAAATAGTTGAATGTGCAAGAGATGGTAAAGATAATGAGTATGAGCTATGCCAAACAAAAGGAATCAGTGGTTTTCCCTCTTGGGAAATAAATGGAGAAATCATTAGTGGTACTCGTAACCTAAGTGAATTAGCCATAAAGACAAGCTATCAAGGAGATTCTAATTTCTAATAAATCTTTTATGAATTTTTTGATCTAACTGTTGTCTAGTATGACATTCCCAATTTTTATCTTTATCTGGGAAATCATCTCTAAAATGCCCTCCCCTACTCTCTTCTCTAAATAAACAAGCTTTTAATAAAGTCATAGTTGTTATTTGTCTATTCTTTAAATCAAGTAAAAGATTCAATGCTCTCCTATTGGGCTCACTAAGTTTGATTTTTTGATCAAATTCTATTTTTTCAAGACTATTTAGTAAAGCATTATTATGTAATTCATCGATATCATCTTGAATAACATTTTGGAATTTACTCATATTTAGCTTATTTCGAGAGACACCTAAATTTAACCAACATAGTTTTCTTAGTTCATCAATTTTTTCAGCAATCTTAGAAATTTGATCTTCTTCCGGATCTTTAGTGTCAAACTCTTGGGATGATCTATCATTTTGTACTAATTTAGGAGGATCATTTAAAACAATTGAAGACATTTTTCTCGCAAAAACAAGGCATTCCATCAGCGAATTACTTGCCAATCTATTAGCACCATGAACACCAGTGGAAGCAACTTCTCCTACAGCATATAAACCTTTTCTTGTGGTAGATGCATTTAAATCACTTTTAACACCTCCCATCCAATAGTGAGCTGCAGGAGCAACAGGAATAACCTCATTTAAAGGATTAACGCCATAATCCAGACATCTACTTAAGATAGTGGGAAATCTTTCTACAATTTTTTCTGGATCAATATATCTAAGATCTAAGCCAACATGATCAATATTATTGTCATGCATATTCTTCATAATTGCCCTGCTTACTTGGTCTCTAGTGGCTAAATCACGATTTTTAAGATTTTTAACTGGACTTTCGCCATTTTTATCAACTAAAATAGCGCCTTCTCCTCTAAGTGCCTCAGATATTAAGAAACAAGGTGCTCCATAAAATTTTAAAGCCGTTGGATGAAATTGAACAAACTCTAAATCTTCAATAGCAGCTCCCGCTTTCCATGCTAAAGCTATTCCTTCTCCAGATGATTGAGCAGGATTAGTTGTATTAGTGAATAAATGGCCACCTCCACCTGTAGCTAAAACAACAGCTCTCGATTGAATCCAATATAAATTCGCCCCATCAAGAACCTGAACCCCTTTACATTCTTCGTTTTCAATAAGAAGTTCAGTTACTCTTACACCCCTACAGTGAAGAATATTTTTTTTATTTTCAACATGTTCTTCTAAAACTTCAACTAATGCTCTTCCTGTACGATCTTTTACATGCAAAACTCTTCTTCTAGAATGTGCTGCCTCTAAAGTAGTAGCTAGTTGATCATAACTTTGATCAAAAACCATACCTAAATTCTGCAATCTATCCACGCAACCTGGAGCTTCCTTAACCAGCAT
This window contains:
- a CDS encoding vitamin K epoxide reductase family protein; this translates as MAFKTLKIRNKKDLKWPKLLIAILSTIGIVDTGSITLKNWGLFTSLSCPGIQNGCETVLNSPWGTLFENSTFNIPLSLAGFITYLSILVITIILSLNLISPKETLNKFLWWLIFLISCASSTFSFLLLNIMFFKIQAICFFCILSAILSFSIFIVSIIGAKFESREPMIFRGFIVAISVLLGGLIWSTNVDPSNAVDVTNPAENVSPKITTSSSPQKIKFAKFLNENNIVMYSAYWCPHCHDQKQLFGREAVKELKIVECARDGKDNEYELCQTKGISGFPSWEINGEIISGTRNLSELAIKTSYQGDSNF
- the nadB gene encoding L-aspartate oxidase — its product is MLRPPFSQDLIPINNWDVIVIGAGAAGLMSSLELPTNLKVLLLNRNTSKVSSSRWAQGGIASVIRQDDSFDLHADDTLQAGDGLCDFQAVEMLVKEAPGCVDRLQNLGMVFDQSYDQLATTLEAAHSRRRVLHVKDRTGRALVEVLEEHVENKKNILHCRGVRVTELLIENEECKGVQVLDGANLYWIQSRAVVLATGGGGHLFTNTTNPAQSSGEGIALAWKAGAAIEDLEFVQFHPTALKFYGAPCFLISEALRGEGAILVDKNGESPVKNLKNRDLATRDQVSRAIMKNMHDNNIDHVGLDLRYIDPEKIVERFPTILSRCLDYGVNPLNEVIPVAPAAHYWMGGVKSDLNASTTRKGLYAVGEVASTGVHGANRLASNSLMECLVFARKMSSIVLNDPPKLVQNDRSSQEFDTKDPEEDQISKIAEKIDELRKLCWLNLGVSRNKLNMSKFQNVIQDDIDELHNNALLNSLEKIEFDQKIKLSEPNRRALNLLLDLKNRQITTMTLLKACLFREESRGGHFRDDFPDKDKNWECHTRQQLDQKIHKRFIRN